One stretch of Ipomoea triloba cultivar NCNSP0323 chromosome 8, ASM357664v1 DNA includes these proteins:
- the LOC116027293 gene encoding protein WVD2-like 7 produces MMSESAASSRALEVSVSFGKFESDSLSWEKWSSFSPNKYLEEVEKCSTPGSVAQKKAYFEAHYKKIAARKVDQLEEPEKLVEVEPDNLRSEESSKQEARFEVVENGFRPSNGDERSKAEVQLEPTIICPLDSEIANESNDAAIAIAIDIVCNEGSLVEEAAKEDLICNEGSPEISNGDEIARVEEGQETSQKNPRDDVMVEQKKVDNDSSKSSGKKDKNLKGHMKASDRKIHPSMNDSTSAWTKKKLASPALKSSKVTTSRVSPAPSSKLGSPSLPPTKKANGSSLQEIKNTPVTKTKKLAPPRSVVSPQPSTRIQNGSSLHRSKNSPVTDNKRVARTSLHMSLSLSPANSAASQNMMRRSVITETGPAKPVESRIAMGRSLIMDRMGDKEIVKRAFKTFRNSFNEMKSSGDKSYSGSGQMTSKGPEQKISTSLTPSGENGRLGKPNQRVTTQKGQSGTKSSSVSSRAPMDAGVERRKMITNKPSIGSTNDGTNEILKKEGAKPRTQRPIK; encoded by the exons ATGATGAGTGAGTCAGCGGCTTCTAGTCGGGCGCTGGAAGTGTCGGTTTCGTTTGGGAAGTTTGAGAGTGATTCGCTATCGTGGGAGAAATGGTCTTCGTTTTCGCCAAACAAGTATTTGGAAGAGGTCGAGAAATGTTCGACTCCCGGATCTGTAGCTCAGAAGAAGGCCTACTTTGAAGCTCATTACAAGAAGATTGCTGCCCGGAAGGTGGACCAATTGGAGGAGCCGGAGAAGCTAGTGGAGGTGGAGCCTGATAATTTGAGATCCGAAGAATCATCTAAGCAGGAAGCTCGTTTCGAAGTGGTTGAAAATGGCTTTCGCCCGTCTAATGGTGATGAAAGATCTAAGGCTGAGGTTCAGCTCGAGCCTACTATAATTTGTCCTTTGGATAGCGAGATTGCTAATGAGTCAAACGATGCTGCTATTGCTATTGCTATAGATATAGTTTGTAATGAGGGTAGCCTTGTCGAGGAGGCGGCTAAGGAAGACTTGATTTGTAACGAGGGTAGCCCCGAAATAAGCAATGGAGATGAAATTGCCCGGGTTGAAGAGGGACAAGAAACTTCCCAAAAGAACCCTCGAGATGATGTCATGGTGGAACAGAAGAAAGTGGATAATGACAGCAGTAAATCGTCCGGGAAGAAGGACAAGAACCTCAAAGGACATATGAAGGCCAGTGACCGAAAG ATACATCCATCTATGAACGATTCGACATCTGCTTGGACAAAGAAAAAATTGGCATCACCCGCTTTGAAATCTTCTAAAGTTACCACTTCTAGAGTATCCCCCGCACCATCTTCCAAACTCGGGTCTCCCTCTCTGCCCCCAACAAAAAAGGCAAACGGGTCATCATTGCAGGAGATCAAGAATACTCCCGTGACAAAAACCAAGAAACTAGCTCCTCCTAGGTCGGTTGTGTCTCCTCAACCTTCCACGAGGATTCAGAACGGGTCATCATTGCATAGGAGCAAGAATTCTCCCGTCACGGATAACAAGCGGGTAGCACGAACTTCTTTGCACATGTCCCTCAGTTTGAGCCCCGCAAATTCTGCTGCATCCCAAAATATGATGCGAAGATCTGTGATTACGGAGACTGGACCAGCAAAACCCGTGGAATCTCGTATTGCAATGGGAAGGTCTTTGATTATGGATAGAATGGGGGACAAGGAGATTGTAAAGCGGGCATTCAAGACTTTTAGAAACAGTTTCAATGAAATGAAATCTTCGGGTGATAAAAGCTATAGTGGATCGGGACAG ATGACATCTAAAGGACCCGAGCAGAAGATTTCCACTTCTCTAACTCCTAGTGGAGAGAACGGAAG ATTGGGGAAGCCAAATCAAAGAGTAACTACTCAAAAAGGCCAATCGGGAACGAAATCAAGTTCTGTTTCATCAAG GGCACCTATGGATGCAGGTGTAGAGAGGAGAAAAATGATTACGAACAAACCATCAATTGGCTCGACAAATGATGGaaccaatgaaatattaaagaaG GAGGGTGCCAAACCTAGGACACAACGTCCCATCAAATAG
- the LOC116026698 gene encoding ribosomal RNA small subunit methyltransferase-like: MAGGKIRKEKSHRGSAGAGGANPHYQGGIQFHKSKGQHILKNPMLVDTIVEKSGIKPTDVILEIGPGTGNLTKKLLEAGKSVIAVELDPRMVLELQRRFQGTPPSKLKIIQGDVLKCDLPYFDICVANIPYQISSPLTFKLLSHRPLFRAAVIMFQREFAMRLVAQPGDTLYCRLSVNTQLLARVSHLLKVGRNNFRPPPKVDSSVVRIEPMKPYQNLNFKEWDGLVRICFNRKNKTLGAIFRQKTVLSLLEKNYKTLQALQIPENGSFEDTVDMSLAVSALGDTLGDMSMGIDDGDDDNEMDMDDGDAKGSDFKEKVVSVLKQGKFEDKRSSKLTQVDFMHLLSLFNKAGIHFS; this comes from the exons ATGGCAGGAGGTAAGATACGCAAAGAAAAAAGTCACCGTGGCTCTGCTGGTGCTGGCGGCGCGAACCCTCACTACCAGGGCGGAATTCAATTTCATAAGTCCAAAGGTCAGCACATACTGAAAAATCCTATGCTAGTTGACACCATCGTCGAGAAATCTGGCATCAAACCAACCGATGTCATCCTCGAAATCGGTCCAGGTACCGGTAACTTGACTAAGAAGCTTCTAGAAGCAGGAAAGTCCGTCATAGCCGTTGAGCTTGACCCTCGTATGGTTCTCGAGTTGCAACGGAGATTTCAAGGAACTCCACCTAGTAAGCTAAag ATTATACAAGGGGATGTTCTGAAGTGTGATCTTCCATACTTTGACATCTGTGTGGCAAATATCCCATACCAAATCTCGTCTCCTCTTACTTTCAAATTACTGTCTCATAGGCCACTGTTCAGGGCTGCAGTTATTATGTTTCAAAGGGAATTTGCCATGAGGCTCGTTGCTCAGCCTGGCGATACTCTTTATTGCCGCCTTTCTGTCAACACTCAACTGTTAGCTCGAGTCTCCCATCTTCTAAAGGTAGGAAGAAACAATTTCAGACCTCCACCGAAGGTTGATTCTTCAGTAGTCAGAATTGAGCCAATGAAACCGTATCAAAATCTCAACTTCAAGGAGTGGGATGGTTTAGTTCGAATCTGCTTCAATAGGAAGAATAAAACTCTAGGTGCAATTTTTAGACAAAAGACGGTGCTTTCATTGCTAGAAAAGAACTACAAAACCCTGCAAGCATTGCAGATACCTGAGAATGGATCCTTCGAGGACACAGTCGACATGTCTTTGGCTGTATCAGCCTTAGGAGATACACTCGGAGACATGAGTATGGGGATCGACGATGGGGATGATGACAATGAGATGGATATGGATGATGGTGATGCTAAAGGATCAGATTTCAAAGAAAAAGTTGTGTCAGTTTTGAAGCAAGGGAAATTTGAAGATAAGAGGTCTTCCAAACTCACCCAAGTAGATTTCATGCACCTACTTTCTTTGTTCAACAAGGCTGGAATTCACTTTTCTTAG